In one Lachnospiraceae bacterium GAM79 genomic region, the following are encoded:
- a CDS encoding LysR family transcriptional regulator — MKAITKIYFVNDNNEKFFGAGPCQLLHMIEETGSLRSASISMGLAYTKALRMINKAEKELGFSLTKRSTGGRSGGGSTLTPEGKEWLKKYETYRNACNEANSKLYMEIFSD, encoded by the coding sequence TTGAAAGCAATAACAAAAATTTATTTTGTAAATGATAATAACGAAAAATTTTTTGGGGCCGGGCCATGCCAACTGCTTCATATGATCGAAGAAACCGGCTCTCTCCGTTCTGCATCAATCTCTATGGGACTTGCCTATACAAAGGCACTCCGTATGATCAATAAGGCAGAAAAAGAACTAGGATTTTCTCTGACAAAACGTAGCACCGGTGGCAGATCCGGTGGTGGAAGTACTCTGACTCCAGAGGGAAAGGAATGGCTGAAAAAATATGAAACCTACCGGAATGCCTGTAACGAGGCCAACAGCAAACTCTATATGGAGATCTTTTCAGACTAG
- a CDS encoding NTP transferase domain-containing protein, which produces MKPTGMPVTRPTANSIWRSFQTSGKKHLVLTGASGSGKTTLLASLFSSPMPGVTSWVVPEKGVYLKNNCSKEIIQIGRYHSDPTHKRNQMLAIPECFDEKGTAFLHSCLHTTSEWITIDEIGFLESNSCKYQQAIRTLMKHKQLLMVVRKQKLPFLEELRNHKDVFLVDLDQPYGNAGCIIMASGQGTRFGGNKLLADFNGQPLIDFSLNIIKNLFTTSVVVTIHKEIQSLCIKQNIPVLLHNFPHRNDMIRLGLETIGDHIDRCVFLPADQPLLQKESMISLLLCAENDRNSIWRTCYGDIVGSPVIFPAEFFEELQNLPLRKGGSLIINNHPDRIRTISVSDINELRDIDTPDDLSQLLHGNL; this is translated from the coding sequence ATGAAACCTACCGGAATGCCTGTAACGAGGCCAACAGCAAACTCTATATGGAGATCTTTTCAGACTAGCGGAAAAAAACATCTGGTTCTGACAGGAGCATCCGGAAGTGGAAAAACAACACTTCTGGCATCTCTCTTTTCCTCCCCGATGCCCGGTGTTACCTCCTGGGTAGTACCGGAAAAAGGAGTCTACCTGAAAAACAACTGTTCAAAAGAAATAATCCAGATTGGACGTTATCATTCGGATCCAACCCATAAGAGAAATCAGATGCTTGCTATTCCCGAATGCTTTGATGAAAAAGGAACCGCATTCTTACATTCCTGTCTGCATACAACTTCCGAATGGATCACGATTGATGAAATCGGTTTTCTGGAAAGTAATTCCTGCAAATACCAGCAAGCTATACGAACCTTAATGAAGCACAAACAGCTTCTCATGGTCGTGCGAAAACAAAAGCTTCCATTCCTGGAGGAACTGCGTAACCATAAGGATGTTTTCCTTGTGGATCTCGATCAACCATATGGAAATGCAGGCTGTATCATCATGGCATCCGGTCAGGGTACCCGCTTTGGTGGAAATAAGCTGCTTGCTGATTTCAATGGACAACCATTGATCGATTTCTCTCTTAACATTATTAAGAATCTGTTTACAACATCTGTCGTGGTAACCATTCACAAGGAAATTCAGAGCCTATGTATAAAACAAAATATTCCGGTACTGCTTCATAACTTTCCGCATCGAAACGATATGATTCGCCTCGGTCTGGAAACCATTGGTGATCATATCGATCGCTGCGTCTTTCTCCCCGCCGACCAGCCTTTGCTTCAAAAAGAATCCATGATCTCGCTGCTTCTTTGTGCGGAAAATGACAGAAACTCAATCTGGCGAACCTGTTATGGAGATATAGTCGGTTCTCCTGTTATCTTCCCGGCTGAATTTTTTGAGGAACTTCAGAATCTTCCTTTAAGAAAAGGCGGCAGTCTGATAATAAATAATCATCCTGATCGTATCCGTACCATTTCTGTTTCAGATATAAACGAACTAAGAGATATTGATACACCTGATGATTTATCCCAATTACTCCATGGGAACCTTTAA
- a CDS encoding (2Fe-2S)-binding protein has translation MEITVIVNGKKLVDSIEPDLLLIDFLRKHGCYSVKRGCETANCGLCTVFLDGIPVLSCSVPAARADGHEVQTLEGLQEEASEFVGFIADQGADQCGFCNPGFVMNTIALLRENPDPTDDEIRAYLAGNLCRCSGYEGQLRGIRNYLEHKRSKEGIHGRKEV, from the coding sequence ATGGAGATAACAGTAATTGTAAATGGAAAAAAACTGGTGGATTCTATTGAACCGGATCTGCTTCTGATCGATTTTTTGAGAAAGCATGGCTGCTACAGTGTAAAGCGAGGCTGTGAAACTGCAAATTGCGGATTATGTACAGTCTTTTTGGACGGCATTCCTGTGCTTTCCTGCTCCGTGCCTGCGGCAAGGGCAGATGGTCATGAGGTACAGACATTAGAGGGACTTCAGGAGGAAGCTTCTGAATTTGTCGGATTTATTGCAGATCAGGGAGCTGATCAGTGCGGATTTTGCAATCCCGGATTTGTCATGAACACGATTGCATTATTGCGAGAGAATCCGGATCCTACAGATGATGAGATCCGTGCTTATCTGGCAGGAAATCTTTGCAGATGTTCCGGATATGAAGGCCAGTTGCGGGGAATTCGAAATTATCTGGAACATAAGAGATCAAAGGAGGGCATTCATGGAAGAAAAGAAGTATAA
- a CDS encoding purine permease gives MKKIFKLSETAFQMDGKMPLSQAIPLGLQHVLAMFVGNLTPLLIITGACGLAGGEFADLQLSLLQNAMLIAGIVTLVQLFGIGPVGGRVPIIMGTSSGFIGVFNSVAATMGGGILAYGAIMGASIIGGLFETVLGFFLKPLRKFFPSVVTGTVVMSIGLSLISVGINSFGGGNKAEDFGSIENLLLALFVLIAILFFKHATKGFLSSSSILFGIIFGYIAAMIMGFVLPKTGVTADGVEYTKAWVLNWDKVAEASWFAVPKLLPVKPVFDLRAILPVLIMFIVTAVETVGDISGVMEGGLDREATDKELAGGVMCDGLGSSFAAIFGVLPNTSFSQNVGLVAMTKVVNRFALATGAIFLVLCGLCPKLAALVSIMPQSVLGGAAVMMFSSIVISGIQLITKNPLNARNLSIVSVALGVGYGMGANPGILVHTPEVVQLVFGGSGIVPAAMVAILLNIILPKEEK, from the coding sequence ATGAAAAAAATATTTAAGCTGTCTGAGACAGCATTTCAGATGGATGGAAAGATGCCGCTTTCGCAGGCGATTCCGTTAGGATTACAGCATGTTTTGGCAATGTTTGTAGGAAACCTGACTCCACTTCTGATCATCACAGGAGCATGTGGCCTGGCAGGCGGTGAGTTCGCAGATCTACAGCTTTCTTTGCTTCAGAATGCGATGCTGATCGCAGGAATTGTGACATTGGTACAGTTGTTCGGAATTGGTCCGGTAGGGGGCCGGGTACCGATCATAATGGGAACATCTTCCGGATTTATAGGTGTCTTTAACAGTGTAGCAGCAACCATGGGTGGTGGTATACTGGCATATGGCGCGATCATGGGAGCATCTATTATAGGTGGTCTTTTTGAAACAGTGCTTGGCTTTTTCTTAAAGCCCCTTCGTAAGTTCTTTCCATCGGTCGTAACCGGTACCGTGGTAATGTCGATCGGATTAAGTCTGATTTCGGTAGGTATCAATTCTTTTGGTGGAGGAAATAAAGCAGAAGATTTTGGCTCCATTGAGAATCTGTTACTTGCGTTGTTTGTACTTATTGCGATCTTGTTTTTCAAACATGCGACAAAAGGCTTTTTGAGTTCTTCATCTATTTTATTTGGCATTATTTTCGGATACATTGCAGCAATGATCATGGGCTTTGTTTTGCCGAAAACCGGAGTGACGGCAGATGGTGTAGAATATACAAAGGCATGGGTGTTGAACTGGGATAAAGTTGCGGAAGCCTCCTGGTTTGCGGTTCCGAAGCTTTTGCCTGTAAAACCTGTTTTCGATCTGCGTGCGATTCTTCCGGTTCTTATTATGTTCATTGTAACTGCAGTTGAGACGGTTGGAGATATTTCAGGTGTTATGGAAGGCGGATTGGACAGAGAAGCAACAGATAAAGAACTTGCAGGCGGTGTTATGTGTGACGGACTGGGTTCTTCATTTGCAGCGATATTTGGTGTCCTGCCAAATACATCATTCAGTCAGAACGTTGGATTGGTAGCCATGACAAAGGTTGTAAACCGGTTCGCTCTTGCAACCGGAGCCATTTTCCTTGTCCTTTGCGGCTTATGTCCAAAGCTTGCTGCGTTGGTATCAATCATGCCACAGTCTGTATTAGGTGGCGCAGCAGTCATGATGTTTTCGTCAATTGTAATCAGTGGTATTCAGTTGATCACGAAGAATCCGTTGAATGCCAGAAATCTTTCCATTGTATCAGTAGCACTGGGCGTTGGATATGGAATGGGAGCTAATCCCGGAATTCTGGTACATACACCGGAGGTGGTACAGTTGGTGTTTGGCGGATCGGGAATTGTACCGGCAGCAATGGTAGCAATCCTTTTAAATATCATTTTGCCGAAAGAGGAAAAATAA
- a CDS encoding HD domain-containing protein: MTDYITTYTGDHFDPTLPEAEHLHIEDIAHALSLICRGNGHVKTFFSVGSHCINCAKEAAARGYSDRLVLACLLHDASEAYLSDVPRPFKKHLPAYKDLEQNLLNVIYTKYLGSPLTEEEERRIKCIDDDMLYFDLLTLLNEPSNRPEPELHINLSYEVRPFENVEQEYLQLFHILYK; the protein is encoded by the coding sequence ATGACTGATTATATTACAACTTATACCGGGGATCATTTTGATCCGACTCTGCCGGAGGCAGAACATCTTCATATCGAGGACATCGCACACGCATTATCACTAATTTGTCGTGGAAACGGTCATGTAAAGACCTTCTTTTCCGTCGGCAGTCATTGTATCAACTGTGCAAAGGAAGCGGCTGCCCGTGGGTATTCCGACCGACTGGTGCTTGCCTGTCTGCTTCACGATGCAAGTGAAGCCTACCTGTCAGATGTTCCAAGACCTTTTAAGAAGCATCTTCCTGCATATAAAGATCTGGAACAGAATCTGTTAAATGTGATCTATACAAAATATCTAGGTTCTCCTCTGACAGAGGAAGAAGAACGCAGGATCAAATGCATCGACGACGACATGCTCTATTTCGATCTTCTCACTTTGCTAAATGAGCCATCGAACAGACCGGAGCCTGAGCTTCACATCAACCTTTCTTATGAGGTTCGTCCGTTTGAGAATGTCGAACAGGAATATCTTCAGTTGTTTCATATACTGTATAAATAG
- a CDS encoding molybdopterin-dependent oxidoreductase encodes MEEKKYNSVNHSVRKKDAMQLLLGKPVYVDDITSSDALTVKLLRSPYANAIVEDINVAIAKKVPGVVDVYTWKDVPKQRFAIAGQTYPEPSPYDRLIIDRHVRFVGDVVAIIAATDEKAALKAMKLIKVKYDILEPVLDFHQAKDSAVLVHPEEDWFPPMEVGGDPGRNLVASEKNGDGDVDAVIADCDEVFEHTYHMRAFNQAMMETFRTYTCFDRYGRLHVISSTQIVFHVRRILSRALGIPKSRIRVEKPRIGGGFGAKQTAVSEVYPAFVTLKTGQPAKLIFTREESQIAGSPRHEMEVRVRLGADRDGHIRGLDLYTLSNTGAYGEHGPTTVGLSGHKSIPLYTGGLEAYRFNYDVVYTNTMAAGAYRGYGATQGIFALESAVNELAERLGIDPTVIRENNMIREGMKMPAYYGETANACALDKCMAKCKELFHWDEKYPVRETVDGKVRTAGVAMAMQGSCISNLDVGSATVKLADDGTFNLIIGAADMGTGCDTILAQMVAECMDCSVDDVAVFGADTDASPYDSGSYASSTTYVTGKAVELACEKLKKKLCAIAAGMLSCSPEEMIFENGRACRVNTDQSVSLAEISVKDQIANDIAAVATVSHSSPVSPPPYMVGMVEIELDRYTGEVKILDYVAVVDCGIPINPALARIQAEGGIVQGIGHTLFENVTYNERGCPIESSFMQYKIPTRLDMGHLQVEFEHSYEPTGPFGAKSIGEIVINTPAPAIAHAIYRATGVWHRELPITPEKILMSMLDEKE; translated from the coding sequence ATGGAAGAAAAGAAGTATAATTCAGTCAATCATTCGGTTCGTAAAAAAGATGCAATGCAGCTCCTTTTGGGAAAACCGGTTTATGTTGATGATATTACATCATCAGATGCTTTGACGGTAAAGCTTTTAAGAAGCCCATATGCCAATGCTATTGTAGAAGATATCAACGTAGCAATAGCAAAAAAAGTTCCGGGGGTTGTAGATGTTTATACATGGAAGGATGTTCCAAAGCAGAGGTTTGCGATTGCAGGACAGACATATCCAGAACCATCTCCCTATGATCGGCTGATCATAGACCGGCATGTACGTTTTGTAGGGGATGTTGTTGCTATTATTGCGGCTACGGATGAGAAAGCTGCTTTAAAAGCAATGAAGCTGATAAAAGTGAAATATGATATCCTCGAACCGGTTCTTGATTTTCATCAGGCAAAGGATAGTGCTGTCCTTGTACACCCGGAGGAGGACTGGTTTCCACCTATGGAAGTTGGAGGAGATCCCGGACGGAATCTGGTTGCAAGTGAAAAAAACGGAGATGGTGATGTGGATGCTGTAATAGCGGATTGTGATGAGGTGTTCGAACACACATATCATATGCGGGCGTTTAACCAGGCAATGATGGAAACCTTCCGCACCTATACCTGTTTTGACCGATATGGAAGGCTTCATGTGATCTCATCTACACAGATTGTATTTCATGTGCGTCGTATCCTTTCCAGAGCACTGGGCATTCCAAAGAGCAGGATACGTGTTGAGAAACCAAGAATCGGTGGGGGTTTTGGAGCAAAACAGACAGCAGTCAGTGAAGTATATCCGGCGTTTGTCACACTGAAGACCGGACAACCCGCCAAACTTATATTCACAAGAGAAGAGAGTCAGATTGCCGGTTCTCCGCGGCATGAGATGGAAGTTCGTGTACGCCTGGGAGCAGACCGGGACGGACATATCCGCGGACTGGATCTGTATACACTTTCAAATACAGGAGCATATGGAGAACACGGACCTACAACAGTTGGTCTGAGCGGACATAAATCGATTCCCCTTTATACAGGTGGACTTGAAGCATATCGGTTTAATTATGATGTAGTATATACCAATACGATGGCAGCCGGTGCTTACAGGGGATATGGTGCGACACAGGGTATATTTGCACTGGAAAGTGCTGTAAATGAACTTGCAGAAAGACTTGGAATTGATCCGACTGTAATCCGTGAAAACAACATGATCCGTGAAGGAATGAAGATGCCGGCATATTATGGAGAGACAGCAAATGCCTGTGCACTTGATAAATGTATGGCAAAATGCAAAGAATTATTTCATTGGGACGAGAAATATCCTGTTCGTGAGACAGTAGATGGGAAGGTAAGAACAGCCGGAGTAGCTATGGCGATGCAAGGCTCCTGTATCTCCAATCTGGATGTCGGATCGGCAACGGTAAAGCTGGCCGATGACGGAACATTTAATCTGATCATCGGTGCGGCAGATATGGGAACCGGATGTGACACGATCCTAGCTCAGATGGTGGCAGAATGTATGGATTGTTCCGTGGATGATGTAGCTGTATTTGGGGCAGATACGGATGCATCACCATATGATTCCGGTTCGTACGCATCATCTACAACATATGTTACGGGTAAGGCCGTAGAACTTGCCTGTGAGAAACTGAAAAAAAAGCTTTGTGCGATAGCAGCCGGTATGCTTTCCTGCAGTCCGGAGGAAATGATCTTTGAAAATGGAAGGGCATGTCGGGTCAATACAGATCAAAGTGTGTCACTTGCCGAGATTAGTGTAAAAGACCAGATTGCAAATGATATCGCAGCAGTAGCAACGGTTTCCCATTCTTCACCTGTATCGCCTCCACCTTATATGGTCGGTATGGTTGAGATTGAGTTAGACCGATATACAGGAGAGGTAAAGATCCTGGATTATGTAGCTGTTGTTGACTGTGGAATTCCTATCAATCCGGCGTTGGCGCGTATTCAGGCAGAAGGCGGCATCGTACAGGGAATCGGGCATACACTGTTTGAGAATGTCACCTACAATGAAAGAGGATGTCCGATTGAATCCAGTTTCATGCAGTATAAGATTCCAACCCGCCTTGATATGGGACATCTTCAGGTAGAATTTGAACACAGTTATGAACCGACAGGCCCATTTGGAGCCAAGTCTATAGGAGAGATAGTGATCAATACACCTGCACCTGCAATTGCACATGCAATCTATCGTGCAACAGGCGTATGGCACAGAGAACTTCCGATCACTCCGGAAAAGATACTGATGTCCATGTTGGATGAAAAAGAATAA
- a CDS encoding ABC transporter ATP-binding protein, translated as MKLLTVNNLSAGYNGTNIIKNISFSVDSGQIIGILGANGCGKTTLIKSLANLLPHTGNCQLDTITVESISPKELARLCGYIPQNNSISLDLTLFDVVMMGFNPELKLLQTPTRQMKETAIQALIDVGLGNRMYDNFQSLSAGQKQLCILARTFAGKRKLLLLDEPESALDFRLRYQAMELLQDYIQQNHASALITLHDSALALNYCDSLLILSDGRLIGTIIPSETSISEMEQLLSKIYGTISLSKLNDRLGNSRLVMMKEAETS; from the coding sequence ATGAAATTACTGACTGTAAACAATCTGTCTGCCGGATATAATGGAACAAACATTATCAAAAATATCAGTTTTTCCGTCGACTCCGGTCAGATTATTGGTATACTTGGGGCAAACGGTTGCGGAAAAACCACCTTGATCAAGTCCCTGGCAAATCTGCTTCCCCATACGGGGAACTGTCAGCTTGATACAATTACCGTAGAATCAATTTCCCCAAAGGAACTGGCAAGGCTTTGTGGATATATACCACAAAATAACAGTATCTCTTTAGATCTCACGCTTTTTGATGTAGTTATGATGGGGTTCAACCCTGAACTTAAACTGTTGCAGACTCCAACCCGGCAAATGAAGGAAACAGCTATACAGGCACTTATCGATGTTGGTCTTGGCAACCGGATGTATGATAATTTTCAAAGTCTGAGTGCCGGTCAGAAACAGTTATGTATATTAGCACGTACATTTGCAGGCAAACGAAAACTTCTTCTTTTGGATGAACCGGAAAGTGCCTTAGATTTTCGGCTACGTTATCAGGCAATGGAGCTTTTACAGGATTATATCCAACAAAATCATGCTTCTGCCCTGATCACACTACATGATTCAGCTCTGGCGCTAAATTATTGTGATTCACTTCTGATCCTGTCAGACGGCAGATTGATCGGTACGATCATTCCATCCGAAACATCAATTTCCGAGATGGAACAGCTTCTTTCCAAAATATATGGTACAATCAGTCTGTCAAAGCTTAACGATCGTCTTGGAAATAGCAGGCTTGTTATGATGAAGGAGGCTGAAACATCTTGA
- a CDS encoding iron ABC transporter permease, which translates to MESKNKANLYLIAGSVGLILLTAASLFIGKYRITLTGLIAGDSMQWRVFLTLRASRAVIGAIGGFVLGMAGFVYQTVFRNPLASPDIIGVSSGASAGAAFGILFLSGSMAITVSAFAGAVCSVILALVLSFLTADRNGHSIVLAGIAVHSLAQTALVCLKLIADPEKQLASIEYWIMGSLNGISIYSIKGNIILCLFCSVILFLLYRQIILLSLDDNEGKMLGVNVQQIRLIVLLIATLAVSGVISMTGLISFVSLLAPHGARLLLKNNRLSTMLLSGLIGGCLLTMGDIFARSIASTELPVSIFTSLLGVPFLIYLCIRRSDRI; encoded by the coding sequence ATGGAATCAAAAAATAAAGCAAATTTATATCTTATTGCCGGAAGCGTAGGTCTGATTCTTCTGACAGCAGCTTCCCTGTTTATCGGAAAATACAGGATCACCCTAACCGGTCTGATAGCCGGAGACTCCATGCAATGGCGAGTATTTCTTACGCTCCGTGCCAGCCGCGCTGTTATCGGTGCTATCGGAGGATTTGTCCTTGGCATGGCAGGTTTTGTCTATCAGACCGTTTTTCGGAATCCTCTGGCCTCCCCTGATATCATTGGCGTATCTTCGGGAGCCAGTGCCGGTGCAGCATTTGGAATTCTGTTCTTATCCGGTTCTATGGCGATCACAGTCTCTGCTTTTGCAGGGGCTGTTTGTTCTGTTATCCTTGCACTGGTATTATCTTTCTTAACCGCAGACCGAAATGGTCACAGCATTGTACTTGCCGGAATTGCTGTTCACAGTCTCGCACAGACGGCACTGGTTTGTCTGAAATTAATCGCAGATCCGGAAAAACAACTGGCATCGATTGAATATTGGATCATGGGAAGCCTAAATGGAATCAGCATCTACTCCATAAAAGGAAATATTATCCTGTGTCTTTTCTGTTCAGTCATTCTATTCTTATTATATCGACAGATCATTCTTCTCTCTTTAGATGATAATGAGGGAAAAATGCTCGGTGTAAATGTACAGCAGATTCGTCTGATTGTTTTGTTGATTGCGACACTGGCTGTTTCCGGTGTGATCAGTATGACCGGACTGATCAGCTTCGTATCTCTTCTGGCACCACACGGAGCACGTTTATTACTAAAAAATAACCGGCTATCCACCATGCTGTTAAGCGGACTGATCGGTGGATGTCTGCTAACCATGGGAGATATATTTGCTCGTAGTATAGCATCCACAGAACTGCCTGTAAGTATCTTTACAAGTCTTTTAGGAGTCCCATTCTTAATCTATCTATGTATAAGGAGAAGTGATCGGATATGA
- a CDS encoding FAD binding domain-containing protein, with protein MVTIQNYIRVKSLEEAYQLNQKKGSCIIGGMLWTKMQNRTILTAIDLCDLKLDQIEETENEIIIGSMVSLRQLELHRGLNNYTQNSVRDAVKDIVGVQFRNLATIGGSIWGRFGFSDVLTVFLAMDTYVELYQGGRIPLREFAGQKPDQDILVRLIIKKTSGCFSYASVRNQSTDFPVIACAASVVGGEYRLSVGARPGRAMLLLDEEGLLSEGLTEDSIENFAMWAEKHIPTGSNHRAGAKYRSRLVRVLSQRLLNKLREEQKWR; from the coding sequence ATGGTAACAATTCAGAATTATATACGTGTTAAAAGTCTGGAAGAGGCTTATCAGTTAAATCAAAAAAAAGGTAGCTGTATAATCGGTGGAATGTTATGGACAAAGATGCAGAACCGGACGATATTGACAGCAATTGATCTGTGTGATTTGAAACTGGATCAGATCGAGGAGACAGAGAATGAGATCATTATCGGTTCGATGGTATCTCTACGACAGCTTGAATTGCATAGAGGCTTAAATAATTATACACAAAATTCTGTCAGAGACGCTGTAAAAGATATTGTCGGTGTACAGTTTCGTAATTTGGCAACGATAGGTGGAAGTATCTGGGGACGTTTTGGTTTCTCTGATGTGCTGACGGTATTTCTTGCCATGGATACATATGTGGAATTATATCAGGGTGGGAGAATACCACTTAGAGAATTTGCGGGGCAGAAGCCGGATCAGGATATTCTGGTTCGCCTGATCATAAAGAAGACGTCCGGATGCTTCTCTTATGCATCTGTAAGAAATCAAAGTACTGATTTTCCGGTGATCGCATGTGCGGCTTCTGTTGTAGGTGGGGAATATCGTTTATCAGTGGGAGCAAGACCGGGACGAGCGATGCTTCTTCTGGATGAAGAAGGACTTCTGTCAGAGGGACTGACAGAAGACTCTATAGAGAACTTTGCTATGTGGGCAGAGAAACATATTCCGACAGGAAGTAATCATCGAGCCGGAGCAAAGTATCGTTCCAGATTGGTTCGTGTATTAAGTCAGCGATTATTAAATAAATTGAGAGAGGAGCAGAAATGGAGATAA
- a CDS encoding ABC transporter substrate-binding protein: protein MKKTLKKCLSLFLICSLLLSLAGCNTSSKPAGTGTTASSEATSELSSETSSDDVSTEADEKETSYPVTVTDQADRTVTIEKEPAKIVSGYYIPSSLLIALGLSGKVVGIEAKADKRPIYKLAAPELQELPNVGTAKEFDLETCASLSPDLVILPLKLKDAAKSLTELGIPVLLVNPESPDQLSEMISLIATATNTQDKADQLLDFINQEKEMLTTSLATADDTPNIYLAGNSSLLSTAGPAMYQSGIIELAGGKNVASDISDTYWAEISYEQLLSWDPDYIILASDAEYTVDDVLSDPNLKDCTAVKNNHVYAIPGDIEALDSPVPASILASIWLAGILHPDQVSTDTYTKEMNSFYETFYGIKK from the coding sequence ATGAAAAAAACATTAAAAAAATGCTTATCCTTATTTTTAATCTGTTCCCTGCTTTTATCTCTGGCAGGCTGTAATACTTCATCAAAGCCTGCAGGCACGGGGACAACCGCTTCATCAGAAGCGACCTCAGAATTATCATCAGAAACTTCTTCAGATGATGTGTCTACAGAAGCTGACGAAAAAGAAACCTCTTATCCGGTCACAGTTACGGATCAGGCAGACCGCACCGTTACCATTGAAAAAGAGCCAGCTAAGATTGTAAGCGGATACTACATTCCTTCCAGTCTTCTGATCGCACTTGGATTATCGGGCAAGGTGGTAGGTATTGAGGCAAAGGCAGACAAAAGACCGATCTACAAACTGGCTGCCCCGGAGCTTCAGGAACTTCCAAACGTCGGAACAGCAAAGGAATTCGATCTGGAAACCTGTGCTTCTCTTTCACCGGATCTTGTGATTTTGCCGTTAAAGCTAAAGGATGCCGCAAAGAGTCTGACAGAGCTTGGTATTCCTGTGCTACTGGTAAATCCAGAAAGTCCGGATCAGTTATCCGAAATGATCAGTCTTATTGCCACAGCTACAAATACCCAGGATAAAGCAGACCAACTGCTTGACTTCATTAATCAGGAAAAAGAAATGCTTACTACTTCTCTTGCAACCGCAGACGACACTCCGAATATTTACCTTGCAGGTAATTCTTCTCTCCTGTCAACTGCCGGTCCAGCTATGTACCAATCAGGTATTATCGAACTTGCAGGCGGTAAAAATGTAGCATCTGATATCTCTGATACCTATTGGGCCGAGATTAGCTATGAACAGCTTCTCTCCTGGGATCCTGATTATATTATTCTTGCTTCCGATGCAGAATATACAGTAGATGATGTATTAAGCGATCCGAACCTGAAAGACTGCACAGCAGTAAAAAATAACCACGTTTATGCTATTCCGGGGGATATCGAAGCACTGGACAGTCCTGTACCTGCTAGTATCCTGGCTTCCATCTGGCTTGCCGGAATCCTGCATCCTGATCAGGTTTCAACTGATACTTATACGAAAGAGATGAATTCTTTCTATGAAACATTCTATGGAATCAAAAAATAA